In Cryptococcus tetragattii IND107 chromosome 11, whole genome shotgun sequence, a single window of DNA contains:
- a CDS encoding DNA repair protein rad18, protein MDKSHPLLANFDDPPPFPETYPQLRRLDRSVVCQICKEPFTAPVSIACGHSFCSHCIRSSLDVQKKCPSCNEPASEGSIRRNRALEEIAEAWEQSRPTLIDLSKPVSRKRAAPDADSRPSSSGTIKRLKDQDGKRSQSPALAEPIDSEEEDEIQELTENDEAPCPICMARMAISSIPMHVERGCPLPPKTIKASAGGGKGNQKADWKKVFSGQTLSASKGKESGKGREPEMKKITKPNYSLATPADLRALLSQYSLPTSGDKVALIARVQEWIILYNANLDTSRPSSLSALRAKLAEAEASRKRDKEKGKDELVEQLGSKDGLAKYAQEKRSEFERLRKEIMERDKKRKAEGKGSGRDSAIEVD, encoded by the exons ATGGACAAAAgccaccctcttcttgctaATTTCGACGATCCTCCCCCCTTCCCAGAAACTTATCCCCAACTTCGTAGGCTTGATCGCTCTGTTGTCTGTCAGATTTGCAAGGAACCCTTCACAGCGCCCGTGTCGATCGCCTGTGGCCACTCATTTTGCTCCCAC TGCATACGGTCCTCTCTTGATGTCCAGAAGAAATGCCCCAGTTGCAATGAGCCGGCAAGCGAGGGATCTATACGGCGAAACAGAGCGCTAGAAGAGATTGCGGAAGCTTGGGAGCAGTCAAG ACCAACCTTGATTGATCTGTCAAAGCCTGTATCCCGAAAACGTGCAGCTCCAGACGCTGACTCCCGTCCGTCGAGTTCCGGGACGATCAAACGCTTGAAGGACCAAGACGGAAAACGAAGCCAGTCGCCCGCATTGGCAGAGCCAATAGActcggaagaggaggatgaaataCAGGAACTGACTGAGAATG ACGAAGCTCCTTGCCCTATCTGTATGGCGCGTATGGCCATCTCGTCTATCCCGATGCACGTGGAAAGAGGCTGTCCACTGCCGCCCAAGACCATCAAAGCTAGCGCTGGAGGCGGGAAAGGCAATCAAAAAGCAGATTGGAAAAAAGTTTTCTCTGGGCAAACTCTTAGTGCAagcaaagggaaagagagcgGCAAAGGGAGGGA ACcggaaatgaagaagattacGAAACCAAACTACTCTTTGGCGACGCCTGCTGACTTGAGGGCATTGTTATCG CAATATTCACTCCCTACATCTGGCGATAAAGTTGCTCTCATCGCCCGAGTACAAGAATGGATAATTCTTTATAACGCGAACTTGGACACTTCCcgcccttcatctctttcgGCTTTACGTGCAAAACTAGCAGAGGCGGAAGCAAGCCGGAAACGGGAtaaagagaagggaaaggatgagCTCGTCGAACAATTGGGGTCGAAAGATGGTCTGGCGAAGTACGCccaagagaaaaggagtGAATttgagagattgaggaaggagattatgGAAAGGGACAAGAAACGAAAGGCcgagggaaaagggagtGGACGGGATAGTGCCATTGAGGTGGATTGA
- a CDS encoding urease → MHLLPRETDKLILTTLGTLAQRRLARGLILNRAETIALISSQLQEFIRDGRHSVAELMDMGKKMLGRRHVRKGVPESIHSIQVEGTFPDGVFLVTVDDPISSDDGDLNNAFYGSFLPIPSADVFPAAPEPKDTLLGALICRKEPIKINVSRRRFRLEVKNAGDRPIQVGSHYHFLETNPALIFDRLLSYGYHLDIPAGTAVRFEPGEKKTVTMVEFGGKKIFHGGSGLGSGPFNENLRDTKIKEMVEKGGFSHKEQEKVEEGPVTEMNREVYASMFGPTTGDKIKLADMDLWIEIEKDYTVYGEECKFGGGKVLRDGGGQASGRYDHEVLDLVITNALIVDWNGIYKADIGVKNGIIVGIGKAGNPDMMDGVTDGMIVGSNSEVIAGEKLIVTAGALDVHVHYICPQLMTEALASGITTVVGGGTGPADGSNATTCTSSPFYMQNMIKATDTMPLNFGFTGKGNDSGTNSLRDIIEAGACGLKVHEDWGATPEVIDRALTIADEYDVQVNLHSDTLNESGYVESTLAAIKGRTIHSYHTEGAGGGHAPDIIVVCEHENVLPSSTNPTRPYAVNTLDEHLDMLMVCHHLDKSIPEDIAFADSRIRSETVAAEDVLQDTGAISMISSDSQAMGRIGEVITRTWRTAAKMKQYRGPLEGDEPTRDNNRVKRYVAKYTINPAITHGMSHLIGHVAVGCLADLVFWTAESFGARPEMVLKGGVIAWAAIGEANAAIPTVQPVIGRPMWGAQPAAAALNSIVWVSQASLDKDLVKRFDIKKRAEAVKNCRAIGKKDMKWNDTMPKMTVDPETYDVRADGVLCDVPPADKLPLTKRYFVY, encoded by the exons ATGCATCTCCTCCCAAGAGAAACG GACAAACTTATCCTCACGACTTTGGGCACTCTTGCTCAGCGTCGTCTTGCTCGAGGCCTTATTCTCAACCGCGCTGAGACTATtgctctcatctcctcccagCTGCAGGAATTCATTAGAGATGGACGCCACTCTGTTGCGGAGCTCATGGatatgggaaagaagatgctggGCAGGCGACATGTCAGGAAAGGCGTTCCAGAATCAATTCACAGTATTCAGGTGGAAGGCACCTTCCCCGACGGTGTATTTTTGGTCACAGTCGATGATCCCATTTCCTCAGATGATGGCGACT TAAACAACGCCTTTTACGGTTCTTTCCTGCCAATCCCCTCGGCGGACGTTTTCCCTGCTGCACCCGAGCCAAAGGATACCCTCTTAGGAGCACTCATTTGTCGCAAAGAACCAATTAAGATCAATGTTTCCCGACGACGCTTCAGGCTTGAAGTCAAGAATGCTGGAGACAGGCCAATTCAAGTTGGCTCACACTACCATTTCCTTGAAACCAACCCGGCCCTCATCTTCGACAGGCTCTTGTCCTATGGCTACCATTTGGATATTCCCGCTGGTACGGCGGTGAGGTTTGAGCcgggggagaagaaaactgTGACAATGGTAGAATTCggcggaaagaagatcttCCACGGCGGAAGTGGACTGGGAAGCGGACCTTTCAATGAGAATTTAAGGGATACTAAAATCAAGGAGATGGTTGAGAAAGGTGGATTCAGTCATAAGGAACAAGAAAAGGTAGAGGAGGGACCAGTAACTGAAATGAACAGGGAAGTG TACGCTTCCATGTTTGGACCAACGACTGGGGACAAGATCAAGCTCGCCGACATGGATCTGTGGATTGAAATCGAAAAGGATTACACTGTCTACGGCGAGGAATGTAAAttcggtggag GTAAGGTCCTtcgagatggtggaggccAAGCATCCGGCAGGTATGATCATGAGGTCCTTGACCTCGTTATTACCAATGCTCTTATTGTTGACTGGAATGGCATCTATAAG GCCGATATTGGTGTAAAAAATGGCATTATTGTTGGCATTGGTAAAGCTGGTAACCCCGatatgatggatggagtCACAGATGGAATGATTGTGGGCTCAAACTCTGAAGTTATTGCTGGCGAAAAGTTGATCGTCACTGCGGGAGCCCTCGACGTTCACGTTCATTATATCTGCCCTCAACTCATGACAGAA GCCTTGGCGTCTGGTATCACCACTGTTGTTGGGGGTGGTACAGGTCCTGCGGATGGTTCCAACGCCACGACCTGCACGTCTTCGCCTTTCTACATGCAAAACATGATCAAAGCAACCGACACAATGCCTCTCAATTTTGGTTTCACCGGGAAGGGCAACGATTCTGGCACTAACTCACTAAGGGACATCATCGAAGCCGGAGCTTGTGGCTTGAAGGTGCATGAGGATTGGGGCGCAACGCCCGAAGTTATTGACAGGGCTCTGACCATTGCCGACGAGTATGATGTACAG GTCAACCTTCACAGCGATACCCTCAATGAAAGTGGATACGTCGAGAGTACCTTGGCCGCTATTAAAGGCAGGACTATTCACAGTTACCACACTGAAGGAGCTGGTGGCGGACATGCTCCAGACATCATCGTTGTCTGTGAGCATGAGAACGTCTTGCCTAGCTCCACCAACCCAACTAGGCCCTATGCTGTTAACACTCTTGATGAGCATCTTGAC ATGCTTATGGTCTGCCATCACCTCGATAAGTCAATCCCAGAGGACATTGCCTTTGCCGACTCTCGTATCCGTTCTGAAACCGTTGCAGCTGAAGATGTCTTACAAGACACAGGCGCAATTTCTATGATTTCATCTGACAGTCAAGCTATGGGTCGTATCGGTGAAGTCATCACTCGCACATGGCGTACGGCtgcgaagatgaagcaaTACCGTGGTCCTCTTGAGGGCGATGAGCCCACGAGAGACAACAACAGGGTCAAACGATATGTTGCCAAGTACACTATCAACCCTGCCATCACCCACGGTATGTCGCACCTCATCGGTCACGTTGCCGTGGGCTGTCTGGCAGATTTGGTCTTCTGGACTGCAGAGTCCTTTGGTGCTAGACCGGAAATGGTCCTCAAGGGCGGTGTCATTGCTTGGGCTGCGATTGGCGAGGCGAATGCTGCGATCCCCACTGTACAGCCCGTCATTGGCCGGCCCATGTGGGGCGCCCAGCCCGCCGCGGCTGCACTCAATTCAATTGTTTGGGTCAGCCAGGCGTCTCTTGACAAGG ACCTCGTCAAGAGATTCGACATTAAGAAGCGGGCGGAGGCTGTCAAGAACTGTCGCGCTattggaaaaaaagatatGAAGTGGAACGACACTATGCCAAAGATGACTG TCGATCCAGAGACCTACGATGTGCGCGCCGACGGCGTCCTTTGCGACGTCCCACCGGCAGACAAACTCCCGTTGACCAAGAGATACTTTGTTTACTAA